A window of Vicia villosa cultivar HV-30 ecotype Madison, WI unplaced genomic scaffold, Vvil1.0 ctg.001170F_1_1_3, whole genome shotgun sequence genomic DNA:
CAATTAAATGTGGTCTGTGTGCTGTGGGATAGTGACCTAACTTTGGTCTGTGTGGTATTTAAAAATTACaggttaaaataggaaaaatagGAAAAACAACCATTATATGCTTAAAAGTAGAAAACTTATTACATCGGGCATTatgaaaaccgatgtaaaaaccaGTCTATTAAATCGGGCAAAGttgaaaaccgatgtaaaaactatctattacatcgggcaaagtagacaaccgatgtaaaatatggcgtatatttttttttataaaaaattgcattatttttcacatcagacatctgaattcaaccgatgtggtatgttaatttttcacatcgggccttggcccgatgtaaaatgtctcagacttattacatcgcctggctttacatcgggcccagaaccgatgtaaaaagtacttttcgcccgatgtaaaaagtactttctgcACTAGTGAATAATTTTTGTTGTGATGCTTAGATTTACTTGAAAACGTGTTTGAAGTGATGTTGAATTTTGTCAATCAACACATAGATCATCATGCAAAAATTCAAATATGATAAGACTAAAaccaaaatttaaattatatatacaaCATCAAACTTATTTAATAGAAAGAGACATATTaatatagaaaacaaataaatagtAAATTGGGATATGTGTAGTACGTGTGTTCATcacaagcaaaaaaaattaaaaattggttGAAGCAAAAAAAATTGATGTAGTTGGTTTTAAGAAAAACCGGTTCTTCATTAGAGGCTTTTGTTTTTAGCAGTATTGACGACCTTATTTTTCTGCATTATTTTGATTATCTATTGAAGTAGTATTATTTTGATTATCCATTGGAGTTGTATTGTTCTGGAaggtatttttttaaattgatggTGTATTTGTTTTAGAGACTATTTTTTTTTCACCTTTTAATGGGACTGTTTTTAATCAAGATATTGTTTATGAAGATTATAAGTGCCAAATTTTAACCCCTTTTTTTTTGACAATAAATTAGTGTTAGAACTAGTAAAAATAAAAAGACTAGTTaaagtaaataaaacaaatttttttatataaaattgtttttttttaattattggttttAAAATTGGTCttcttataaaattgttttttttttataaaaaaaaatgaaattgagaGAAACTAAtttaaaactgattttttttaaaaaaaaaattggtttttgtgaaaaacctatttaaaattgaattaatccATATAAAAACCGGtttaaaaaaaaccaattttaataaaacaatttTAAGATCCAAATCAAATCATATATAAGGCTTAATTTAGTTTGATTATTGATCTATGCACATCCCTATTTATTTTAGATAGAGTCTTTTGGAGCATGTTGTTTTGGACTTTGAAAATTTTCTCTTTGATTCAACTATTTCGAAACTGAAACGTTAACCACCTTCTATagaaaattataccccgtaccGCTACATTTATtccaatacccctacaattttaaaaaaatcccaattttgtccttactaaatttttaacttttcttttttattttttatttttacatttttacTGTATGTACGGACGAAAAGATGGAGAATTCTGGTGAGTAAAATCCAAAACCGGACAacccaggggtgggtgttccggttccttttttttttctttccaatttTACTGAACTGGATATCCCAGAATTGGGTGTTCCGATTTGTTACTTTTTACTAACCGGATATCCCCTATGTGGGTATTCCggttgcttttttttttcaattttttttcctttttttttatttttctttaaatttttttaaattatatattaaaataaataaattttatatatttaggtGTGGATCCTCCTTTGATGAAATGCGATGTAACTCAAACATGTGTGGATACAACTGATGTTTTTGTAACTGGTCAAAAATTTGCTACAAGAGAAGAGGCGATAAGTTGGATTAAGGAGGTTGGAATTAGGAATAAAGTGACAGTTATAATAACTCGTTCAGATACCAAAACAAGCAAGAGAGGAAGAAGTGATAAATTAGTATTTGGTTGTGATAGACgtggaaaatacaaaaaaacagaTAGCGAAACCCAAAGTGCTAGTAAGAGATGTGGTTGTCCTTTCAAAATTAGGTCAACACCATCGAAAGATGGTTCTGGATGGAAGATCGATGTAAAATGCGGAGTACACAACCACGGCTTACCTGATAGATTTGAAGGTCATGCTTTCGTAAGTCGACTAAATACAGATGATAAGCAACATATTGTTGATTTGACAAAACGCCATGTTCCACCAAGACACATATTATTGTCATTGCAAGAGCGTGACCCGGAGAATGTCACTCGGATCacgcaaatatacaaacataagaGTAAGATACAAAAAGACATAAGGGGTCCCAGAACAGAAATGCAACAATTGCTAAAGTTAGTTGAAGAATCGGGTTATGTTTACTGGAGTAGGAAAAAGGATGAGTCagaagttgtgagagatattttctgggcTCATCCAGAATCAGTGAAGCTGTTGAATATGTTTCCTATTGTATTGATTATGGACTGcacatacaagacaaacaagtacagACAACCGTTGTTTGAAATAGTTGGTATGACATCAACTAAATTAACATTTGATGTTGCATTTGCCTATATGGATTCTGAGCAGACAGAGACTTTTTGTTGGgtattggataagttgaaacagTTGTTTATCAAGCAGGATGATTGTCCTCAGGTAATCTTGACTGATAGAGATCTTGCTTTAATGAAAGCCATTGAAACAGTATTTCCAAAGACAACTAATTTGCTTTGCCGATTTCACATCAACAAAAACGTGAAATCAAAGTGTAAGGAACATGTTGTGGATGATATGCgagaaaatgtggagaaaatgTGGTTTGAACTTACAAGGGCTAGTGATGAGATGGAGTATCATCAAAGGTTGAAACAACTTGAGGATGCATGTGTTGACTCCAAAGGTTTTATTGATTATGTGAATGAAACATGGTTGACACCTCACAGACATCGATTTGTCGAAGCATGGATCAATCAAGTGTTACATTTGGGAAACACCACAACAAATAGGTATGTTTATGTGATTTTATCGacattttttctttatattaatattacagataattagttgttttgttttatttaaagggTGGAGTCTGCGCATTGGAAACTTAAGCAAATGTTAGAGAATAGCTTAGGTGATTTATGCAAATGTTGGGAGGCTATGAATGACAATATCAAGATACAAGTGGGCAACATTAGAGCTTCATTTCAGAAGAGTTTTTATGAAGTTGAGCATGCACACACTAgttatttttattcaaatttgtgTGGTTCAGTATCAAGAGCTGCATTGAGGCAGATTGCTGAAGAGTGGTTGAGGATTGACATGGTAGGTACCGATACGCAAAAGTGCGGATGTACTCATAGAAAAGTATTTGGGTTACCATGTGCTTGTGAGTTAGGGAGATATACATTGAGTTGTGATGCTATACCAATTGAGGCTATTCATATTCATTGGAGGAAACTAAGTATGGAAGGAAATCAAGATATAGATGCAGATGATGGATCAAAAATAGACATGACAAATGCAATCGACGAAATTTGGAAAAGGTGGAAGTCATTAGATGTTGTAGGAAAAAGAGCATTAAAAAGCAGAGTGTGTGAGATTGCTTATCCGACTACAACAAAGATGTGTCCACCGCctgaaaaaattaaaaccaaaggaGGGGTTAAGAAGAAAGGGAAGAGACATGTGGGATATGATGTTTATCGTGATCCTTCAGGATATGAGTATGTTGATCAAGCACATTCGAGttctcaaaaatcttcaaagagGTTATATTCACAACTATCCCAAACCTCAAAAAATAGAGAATTTGATAAATACATTGTATAATTTCCAGATTACATCAGACCatttattgatgacattgttgatgTCAGAGATGATGGAAATTGTGGGTTTAGAGCCATTGCATCTTTGCATAACCGCCAAGCTGCTTGCATGAGTAAAATGAGGCATCCCCTAAGTATCTGTATAGAGTAACCAGTGCAGCTGCCCCCCAGCAATATCTTCCACAAGTACTCAAATCTCTAAATAGTGGTAGATATTTTGCCTCGATAAGAGTGAAATTCTTGTCGGCAAGAATAATACAACCTAATAGCAACATCATGTAGGCTCTCATAGCACCCGTAAAGTTATTTGCCGCTCTCTTTTGCTCAAAAATTTGCTTCAACCAATCCAATTTATAGTAAGGACCCCTAACAGTAGAAGCCTCCGCAGTGGCATCACTCAGCGAAACACCAAGCAACTCAACAGCTAGATGGATAGCATCATAATCGGTGACAACAACATCGGGGTCAACCAGCTCGCCCCTAATCGGTACATGAAGAAGACATGAAACATCATCTAGCGTGATGGTCATCTCGCCGAACGGTATATGAAATAACGATGTTTCAGGATGCTATCTCTCAACAAAAGCAGATAACAGATGTGTATCTACCCTGGCCAAACTAGTATGCTGCAAAGATGACAGACCAGATGCAACTATCCAATCATTCATCTGCCTTGGGAGCATTGGCGGAACCCATCCTATTAATTTGCTGCCATGTGCAGCAACCTTTAAGGTTGGCTTTGGTCGTCTCTCctgaaaataatttgtaatatatgttaatatataagtacatgtaatttaaaaaaaaaaacatttaagaaaacatttacgtACCTCGCCCAACCATAAATGATAGGCAACATGACTCTGATATCTAACCAATAAAGATGTATCAGTAGGTCCTCCAGGAAATGCCGGATGCTGCGGACCAACCTCAGGTGCACCTCCCTGCTGCCCCTCGCCATCAGCCTCTCGACGTTGTCTTCCTCTTTGACGCATTCCGTCGATCGCACCGCCTCTTCTTCGAAccactaaaaaaaattaacaattaaaaaaaaatatttaaaaataaatataatataaaaaaaaacgaaaaaaaaaggaaccggaaACCCCAAGGGGGGGTTATCCGGCTGAGGGAAACAAGAACCGGAAACCCCATCACTGGGTTATCCGGCTGGTAACTACATGAACCGGAAACCCCGACGCTGGGTTATCTGGCTGGTAACGACATGAACCAGAAACCCCAACTCTGGGTTATCCGGCTGGGAATTTTTTTGGCAAAACTTACTTTTTTTCTTGAACTGAGAACCGGAAATGCAGAGCATGGGTTATCCGGTTTTGgatgaatttttttttcttttcccttCAACAACCGGAACGGTAAGAATGAGggaaaaagttaaaatttttgTAATTTCTACTATTTATACAGGGGTAAATTTGTTCGAATTTTTTTTTGTAGGTGTATTGGGATAAACGTAGGAGTATGGGGTATAATTTTCCCTTCTATACTATTTTTGTACCAATTCATTTTTACCAACCTATATATAAATTTTCCTTTCTATTCGAATCTTAAAATTTTGAATACACACATATGTTAATTTAAAAGCCGATGAGACAAAACCTGCAATAACTACTAATTCATCTTAATGTAAGAATTATGGATTTACTTTTCTACTTTTTATACCTAAATTAGAGCGAAGATTGAGCAACCATAATTTATAAGAAGagttaaataaattgaaaattttaaaagattaaaaattGAGCCTTCATTAAAAAAATACGAATATAATAAACAATTACAAATCTACAAGTGCTCAATATTCCAAATATAATTAAGAATCACCATCTCCCTGAAAACTTTATTCCACCTCTTTCTGAAATCTACAAGTGTAAAATTTACTGATGTTTTCCTCCTTGTGGTGACTACGAATTATACTACTATATGTTTTATCATAGGGCAAACAATTTTTAAAACGGTTTCAGGTATTTATTCCTTTTATAACATATTTGGTTTTCAAACACCATAGACAattgctttttaaaaaaaatattcaaaagacttGTGCATAATGATATTGTGTCTCTTTAAACTAtgaaagtaacttttacaaatatTAGAATTTGTCTTTAAAGGTGGAGTAATATCCTTTTGTCTTCTATTTGTATATAAATTACCATTCATTTTCATTAGTAAATTAGTAAGTGATTTTATGTTCTTTTTTATACAAATAGTTTAGTTGGGTCAGATTCCAGGGCATCACTAAGGTTAGTGCAGACCTTAaggttaatttttattatatagaaATATTTATAGATAATTCACCAAAGAGATCCTCACATAAAATGAAACTCACAATCTTTTGGTATGTGAGTCAACTACTTATCAACTGAGTCAATCTACCTTAAAAATTTTGTATTATGCAACTTTATAAAGTGaatatttaaaacatttttaactttcgaaatttgataaaaattaaaagaaattttctttaatttaaatactttaaaaaacaTTTTTGGGAATTCACAATGTTTGGGGTAATGAGGATTTTTAGttcaaatataaaatttaagATAAGCATGTATCTAACACTTGATTTTTAgttcatatataaaaatttaaGAAAAGCATGTATCCACACTTGATTTTTAGTTCAAATAAATTTAAGAAAAGCATGCATCTAATCTaacgaatttttttttgaatatccaattttttaaaaaaaatttcagaaataacaaacttttcaaaatatttcCCCAAATGTCACTTTTTTGCTAAAAacaacacgttgtcgccagggggggtggcgacaacaatgGGCCATAAGTGTactcgccagtgggcctggcgcctacgtgtatgttttaggtgttgtcgccaccccccccggcgacaacaccccccctttattttttttttctttttttttttgtaattattttttctttaacataatgtattctaaattttttttatgttatattttgcaaatattatttcaacatggattttttaaataattatttttttcaatattaatgtaattttcaatattaatgtaatttttttcaatattaatgtaattttcaatattaatgtaatttttttcattatttcctcttaatttttttcattatttcctcttaatttttttttcaatattaatgtaattttcaatatttttcaatcttattttcattatttccacttaatttttttcattatttcctcttaattttattcattgtttcctcttaattttttttgttcaatattaatgtaatttttttcattatttcctcttaattttttgttcaatattaatgtaatttttttcattatttcctcttaatttttttcatggtattatattttaggtaattttttactttcaatattaatgttttcggtactattttctcttaaatctttgtaaattttattggttccaaatattttctccatggtaatatttggtaatttctttcaatatgtaccatgaacttttttttatttagtaattttttttgtgttgtaacccataaaatttataaaaaaacaagttcatttcattgaaaaagtaaattacaaacatcatcgaaactaataactatgttgtggaactagatccacgattgggacatttggtcctattatgtcctacctcacgacatatactacacttcctctgcattttttcagttacgtccatctcggttctaatacgtctgctgtttggtcgaccgcttttattccgacgcattaaatcgttatgccaaactgtttccccctcgtacacaggccaatatgcttccattgctaccaccgggaagtaattgtcgtatacgttgagcaacgttgaaaccttgtaaatttctgataccaaagataatgcatcaaagtgagtatgtgaacatgctgcaaggacatgggagcaaggcatgcgatatgcttgaaattggccacagtcgcaccaacgatctgggatattgacgcgatactgttgtcgtggaagtccctggttgtggtcaattgtttcctttacactgaaggtgtggccatgacggtcgaactcggtcacccgatgagtgttacccttggcagattcctgttgtatatatttcatgcagacatcgctatatacctgttgtgtttgtaacactgaattccacctcttacctcgtgtggcgaacaaagttgccatccgaaaatacgtagcactaacaatggcagttacaggtaggtttcgtatgcctttgaaaaccccgttcattgattccacaagatttgtagtcatgtggccccacctagccccatcgtcgtatgacctagtccatcttgctctatcaatgctgtcaatccacctccctgcatctggatttgtcaacgctatttctcggcggtagtattgaaatccaggttgatttaaggcataccccgcgttcaccaagtggttcttcaaaaatttatccttgatctctctcataaaattctGTGCTATGTGCCTAATATAGTAGACATGCTTAGACGAAGGGTTGTGCCATccatttgccggattgttgtatgcgctgtcaatagaagcgtgcctgtcagaaatcaaacaaagattaggttgtgaagcgactctagctcggagattcttcagaaagaaaccccaagcagcagctgtttcgccttctaccaaagcaaatgctattggaaaaatgttgctatttccatcctgcgcgaccgccatcaacaaagttcccttgtatttcccatacagccacgttccatcaatttgaataatcggcttgcaaaaaccaaaaccgacgatgcatggttgaaacgcccagaatagtctatggaagattccattaccttcgagaggggttccgtcatgggactgtgccggcagtgtctccaatatactaacagtcccaggtgaatacaattgcagtgcagccaggtagcgaggaagttgttggtacgattcctcccagttgccgtagactctttcaattgctttctgtttcgccaaccaagcctttctgtacgaaggtctgtatttgaacacagaaacgcaatgagaaataattgtcttcaccttcagggatgggtcagtttcgaccagaggaatgatggtatggcatatcatgtcatgactgagttttcgatgatcttgcgccatgttagtggtgacgcaggtgtgggcttgagatatcgaacgtatcacccacgcgttaaacttctttctgaacgatgccttcagcatgtatccacattccgggtttttgcatgcaatagtgactctctctggatttgatcgatcggctttaaaatcaacacaatttgctaagtgccaattttttatagccaacagacaatcatccttcgaacgaaacgtgtcaccctcttttaactcctcgcttgacctcatgtatggattgtagaacatatcggacgatggctcgtcctctcccaaattaagcgttgtgaaatgtgccggaggtgaatatgcatgtgtatccggtactggatccggtactggaacttcttcgtcaccttcatcttcggattcacgattcaccaactcatcaacaacatcttctatatcagtttcttcgtcaatgacatgttcgggttgttgttcgtcatcaacaacaggatcaataacttgtgactgaatattttgcgaaggagcattttgttcaaccactacgtacagttccagataatcataaccaaaatacTCATGGGTGAGGAACATGTTTTGGACCTCTAAGTCAGTTGTTATCTCTGATTGACAAAACATGACTGAGTTGTTAGGTTGAAGAAGGGGTTGTCGGTAAAAGATCTGAGAAACTTgttctcttattttggattcgattttcctttttagataagagaaatctgattgtctatttagagcaaaacgtgttgagtttgtgtttctaaagataaaaccgtttgtgtcgcagtggtatgtctcaccattcatatgaacacgaactttgaactgcgaggtggatgccataattttgatatgtgtttgtgaaagaagaaatgtgagaattgtgttgtgttgtaaaaggaagaaatgtttgggaaagttgtgatggttgtaaaaaatagtatgtgaagtagttcctatatatcatgcaagaaatcttacacaagggtaatgcatgcaagaaattaagcaataattctgcacaagatag
This region includes:
- the LOC131633740 gene encoding PKS-NRPS hybrid synthetase cheA-like; amino-acid sequence: MKLSQVSDDEKGSKMKGSSCFFTIGLVAAWYSSNIGVLLLNKYLLNNYGFNAFDVHQFTNGNRKKATWMHVGVSSVDPPLMKCDVTQTCVDTTDVFVTGQKFATREEAISWIKEVGIRNKVTVIITRSDTKTSKRGRSDKLVFGCDRRGKYKKTDSETQSASKRCGCPFKIRSTPSKDGSGWKIDVKCGVHNHGLPDRFEGHAFVSRLNTDDKQHIVDLTKRHVPPRHILLSLQERDPENVTRITQIYKHKSKIQKDIRGPRTEMQQLLKLVEESGYVYWSRKKDESEVVRDIFWAHPESVKLLNMFPIVLIMDCTYKTNKYRQPLFEIVGMTSTKLTFDVAFAYMDSEQTETFCWVLDKLKQLFIKQDDCPQVILTDRDLALMKAIETVFPKTTNLLCRFHINKNVKSKCKEHVVDDMRENVEKMWFELTRASDEMEYHQRLKQLEDACVDSKGFIDYVNETWLTPHRHRFVEAWINQVLHLGNTTTNRVESAHWKLKQMLENSLGDLCKCWEAMNDNIKIQVGNIRASFQKSFYEVEHAHTSYFYSNLCGSVSRAALRQIAEEWLRIDMVGTDTQKCGCTHRKVFGLPCACELGRYTLSCDAIPIEAIHIHWRKLSMEGNQDIDADDGSKIDMTNAIDEIWKRWKSLDVVGKRALKSRVCEIAYPTTTKMCPPPEKIKTKGGVKKKGKRHVGYDVYRDPSGYEYVDQAHSSSQKSSKRLYSQLSQTSKNREFDKYIV